From a single Cytophagales bacterium WSM2-2 genomic region:
- the ilvA gene encoding L-threonine dehydratase, protein MVSALHQNIDSDRAYEILKSVVFKTPLQFHRKLSDEYNAEVYLKREDLQVVRSYKIRGAYNLIQSLTDEQRKHGVVCASAGNHAQGVAYSCKALNIDGVIYMPTITPKQKINQVKMFGGEKIGIVLIGDTFDECQVHAIQFAAEQQRTFIPPFDHPLIIEGQGTVAKEIIEEITPDFVFAPIGGGGLCAGLSQYFKTYSPQTKIIGAEPQGAPSMTAALEAGQPILLDKIQRFVDGASVKRVGDLTFEICKNSLSDVILVPEGKVCSTLLQLYNEDAIVAEPAGALSISALDQYRNEIKGKKVVCILSGGNNDIDRMQEIKERSLLYEGLKHYFIVRFAQRPGALKEFVNHILGPTDDIVRFEFIQKHNKETGPALIGIEVKSSTDYSALIQRMAHNKLNYNEVNQNENLFEYLI, encoded by the coding sequence ATGGTTTCGGCATTACATCAAAATATCGACAGCGATCGCGCGTACGAAATACTCAAAAGTGTAGTCTTTAAAACTCCGCTTCAGTTTCATCGTAAGCTTTCGGATGAATACAATGCAGAGGTCTATCTCAAACGTGAAGACCTCCAGGTTGTTCGTTCTTATAAAATCAGAGGCGCCTACAATCTGATTCAAAGCCTGACCGATGAGCAACGAAAGCACGGAGTTGTCTGTGCCAGCGCAGGTAATCATGCGCAGGGAGTAGCCTATTCGTGTAAGGCGTTAAATATTGACGGGGTAATTTACATGCCCACCATCACGCCAAAACAAAAGATCAACCAGGTAAAAATGTTTGGCGGTGAGAAAATAGGGATTGTTTTGATCGGTGATACTTTTGACGAATGCCAGGTACATGCGATTCAATTTGCCGCTGAACAACAGCGTACTTTTATTCCTCCATTCGATCACCCGCTCATAATCGAGGGTCAGGGAACAGTCGCTAAAGAGATTATCGAAGAGATAACGCCAGATTTTGTATTTGCCCCGATAGGGGGTGGTGGCCTGTGTGCAGGTCTGAGCCAATATTTTAAAACGTATTCACCACAAACTAAAATCATTGGCGCAGAACCACAAGGAGCTCCCTCCATGACAGCAGCTCTCGAAGCAGGCCAACCGATACTACTTGACAAAATTCAGCGTTTCGTTGACGGTGCGTCTGTCAAACGCGTAGGAGATCTGACTTTTGAAATTTGTAAAAATTCTTTGAGTGACGTGATACTCGTACCCGAAGGCAAAGTCTGCTCTACGCTGTTGCAACTTTATAACGAAGATGCCATTGTTGCAGAACCCGCAGGTGCGTTGTCGATTTCAGCGCTCGATCAATACCGGAACGAAATCAAAGGGAAGAAGGTGGTCTGCATCCTCAGCGGTGGCAACAACGATATAGACCGCATGCAGGAAATCAAAGAGCGTTCTCTTCTCTACGAAGGGTTGAAACATTATTTCATAGTGCGATTTGCACAACGGCCCGGGGCGCTCAAAGAATTTGTCAACCACATCTTAGGCCCAACGGATGACATTGTTCGCTTCGAATTTATCCAAAAACATAATAAAGAGACCGGTCCTGCACTAATCGGTATTGAAGTAAAATCAAGCACCGACTATTCGGCCCTGATTCAACGAATGGCACACAACAAACTCAATTACAATGAAGTGAATCAGAATGAAAATCTCTTTGAATATCTAATATGA
- a CDS encoding ketol-acid reductoisomerase — MAKINFGGTIEEVVTREEFSMEKALDVLREETIAIIGYGVQGPAQALNLRDNGFNVIIGQRKGSKTWNKAIEHGWIPGETLFEVEEAAKRGTIVQFLLSDAGQIALWPTIQPHLTKGKALYFSHGFGITFKEQTGIIPSPDIDVILAAPKGSGTSVRRLFLQGKGINSSYAVYQDSTGKAADRAIALGIGIGSGYLFKTDFKREVYSDLTGERGTLMGAIAGIFEAQYEVLRSKGHSPSEAFNETVEELTQSLMPLVAENGMDWMYANCSTTAQRGALDWKKKFKAATLPVFKELYESVASGAEAKRTIDTCSKPDYREKLAEELKEVRESELWQAGAAVRSLRPEKATVEASMIN; from the coding sequence ATGGCAAAGATCAATTTCGGTGGAACAATAGAAGAAGTGGTAACTCGCGAAGAATTTTCAATGGAAAAAGCCCTTGACGTGTTGCGCGAGGAAACGATCGCGATCATTGGCTATGGTGTACAAGGTCCGGCCCAGGCGCTGAACCTCCGTGACAATGGATTCAATGTGATCATCGGTCAGCGGAAAGGAAGCAAAACATGGAACAAGGCGATTGAACATGGATGGATTCCTGGTGAAACATTATTTGAAGTAGAAGAAGCCGCTAAGCGCGGAACAATTGTTCAATTCCTTTTGTCTGACGCGGGTCAAATCGCTTTGTGGCCAACCATTCAACCTCACCTGACCAAAGGAAAGGCGCTCTATTTCTCACATGGTTTTGGAATTACTTTCAAAGAACAAACGGGAATTATTCCTTCACCTGATATTGATGTAATTCTTGCCGCACCAAAAGGATCAGGTACCTCTGTGCGCAGGTTGTTCTTGCAGGGCAAGGGAATCAACTCCAGCTACGCAGTCTACCAGGACTCGACCGGAAAAGCAGCAGACAGAGCTATCGCCCTTGGTATTGGCATTGGGTCTGGCTATTTGTTCAAGACAGACTTTAAAAGAGAAGTTTACTCAGATCTCACTGGTGAACGCGGAACATTGATGGGCGCTATTGCCGGGATCTTCGAAGCACAATATGAAGTGTTGCGGTCTAAAGGCCACTCTCCATCCGAAGCCTTTAACGAAACAGTAGAAGAGCTTACGCAAAGCCTCATGCCACTGGTGGCTGAAAATGGGATGGACTGGATGTATGCCAATTGCTCAACGACAGCACAACGCGGAGCGCTTGACTGGAAAAAGAAATTCAAGGCCGCCACGCTGCCCGTCTTCAAAGAACTCTATGAAAGTGTGGCGAGCGGTGCTGAAGCCAAACGTACTATCGATACATGCAGCAAACCTGACTATCGTGAAAAGTTAGCCGAAGAATTAAAAGAAGTCCGTGAAAGCGAATTGTGGCAAGCAGGTGCTGCCGTACGTTCTCTCCGACCAGAAAAAGCCACCGTCGAAGCAAGTATGATCAATTAA
- the ilvB gene encoding acetolactate synthase encodes MDALLTKRDVIAPAGKLKITGSEILLRCLVAEKVKTIFGYPGGAIMPVYDALYSYSDQLNHILVRHEQGAIHAAQGFARASGEAGVVLATSGPGATNLVTGLADALIDSTPVVCITGQVFAHLLGTDAFQETDVINTTIPVTKWNVQVTEAKDIAPAVAKAFYIARTGRPGPVLVDITKNAQNELIEFDSYEKCEGVRTYKPKPVLQLDQVQAAAELINSAKRPYILAGQGVLLSNASKELVAFSEKTGIPVACTLLGLGCFPTDHTNYVGFLGMHGNYGSNILTNECDVLIGIGMRFDDRVTGNVAKYARQAKVIHIDIDKSEINKIVKAEVAVHADAKEALNALTEMCNPANRSKWIAQFSELNAIEYEKVTKNELNSYDQIKMAEVIHELSFLTNGQAIVVTDVGQHQMIASRYYKMKKPRTHITSGGAGTMGFALPAAIGAKLARMNKQVVAIIGDGGFQMTAQELGTIMQYKIPVKILILNNNFLGMVRQWQQLFFEKRYSFTEMENPDFIKMAEAYNLATSKVTERRNLKTELLKMLDSKTSYLLEVVVGKEDNVFPMVPAGAGVGEILLEEPKQA; translated from the coding sequence ATGGATGCGTTACTGACGAAGCGTGATGTTATTGCTCCTGCCGGGAAATTAAAGATCACCGGATCGGAGATATTACTGCGCTGTCTTGTGGCGGAAAAGGTAAAGACTATCTTCGGTTATCCCGGTGGTGCGATTATGCCTGTGTATGATGCCCTCTATAGTTACTCAGATCAGCTTAATCATATCTTGGTTCGGCACGAGCAAGGAGCCATCCACGCAGCGCAAGGATTTGCAAGAGCATCGGGTGAAGCAGGAGTTGTGCTTGCCACTTCAGGGCCGGGAGCTACCAATTTGGTAACTGGGCTTGCCGATGCATTGATTGATTCCACACCTGTGGTTTGCATTACAGGTCAGGTGTTCGCGCACTTGTTGGGCACTGATGCTTTTCAGGAGACCGATGTGATCAACACCACTATCCCGGTTACGAAATGGAATGTACAAGTGACTGAAGCAAAAGACATCGCTCCTGCTGTAGCAAAAGCGTTTTACATCGCTCGAACCGGGCGACCAGGACCAGTACTTGTCGACATTACTAAAAATGCACAGAATGAATTGATCGAATTTGATTCTTATGAAAAATGTGAGGGGGTAAGAACCTACAAGCCAAAGCCAGTTTTGCAGCTAGACCAGGTACAAGCCGCTGCCGAATTAATTAACAGCGCTAAGCGTCCGTACATTCTTGCAGGCCAGGGAGTCTTGTTGTCCAATGCTTCGAAAGAGTTAGTTGCTTTTTCTGAAAAAACAGGAATTCCAGTGGCGTGTACTTTGCTGGGCCTGGGGTGCTTCCCTACTGATCACACCAACTATGTGGGTTTTCTTGGAATGCACGGCAACTACGGTTCTAACATTTTGACTAATGAATGTGACGTGCTGATAGGAATAGGAATGCGCTTTGACGACCGCGTCACCGGCAATGTGGCCAAGTACGCCCGGCAAGCAAAAGTGATTCACATTGATATTGATAAATCAGAGATCAATAAAATCGTAAAAGCTGAAGTTGCGGTACACGCTGACGCGAAAGAGGCATTGAATGCGCTGACAGAAATGTGCAATCCCGCAAATCGAAGCAAATGGATCGCACAATTCTCAGAACTCAATGCTATCGAATACGAAAAAGTTACCAAGAACGAGTTAAACTCTTACGATCAGATAAAAATGGCAGAAGTGATCCACGAACTTTCATTTCTTACAAATGGACAAGCCATAGTAGTAACGGATGTTGGACAACATCAAATGATCGCTTCTCGGTACTATAAAATGAAAAAACCCAGAACGCATATTACTTCAGGTGGAGCCGGGACAATGGGTTTCGCACTGCCCGCGGCCATCGGGGCAAAGCTAGCCCGGATGAATAAGCAAGTGGTTGCTATTATTGGTGATGGCGGGTTTCAGATGACCGCACAGGAGCTTGGCACTATTATGCAGTACAAAATTCCTGTAAAGATTCTTATCCTCAACAATAACTTTCTCGGGATGGTACGGCAGTGGCAGCAACTTTTCTTCGAGAAACGTTACTCGTTCACCGAAATGGAGAATCCCGATTTTATCAAAATGGCAGAAGCCTATAACCTGGCCACATCAAAAGTGACGGAGCGTAGAAATTTAAAAACAGAACTACTGAAGATGCTCGACTCAAAAACCTCCTATTTGTTGGAAGTCGTGGTAGGAAAAGAAGACAACGTCTTCCCCATGGTGCCCGCAGGAGCCGGGGTTGGAGAAATTTTGTTAGAGGAACCAAAGCAGGCGTAA
- the ilvD gene encoding dihydroxy-acid dehydratase, which yields MELNKYSRTITQDPTLPASQAMLYGIGLTEHDLKKAQVGIVSTGFDGNTCNMHLNALAGEVKQAVWDQELVGLIFHTIGVSDGISNGTEGMRYSLVSREVIADSIETVCGAQYYDALIAVVGCDKNMPGSLIAMGRLNRPSIMVYGGTIAGGHYKGKELNIVSAFEALGEKLSNKLSDEDYKGIIQNSCPGAGACGGMYTANTMASAIEALGMALPYSSSNPALSKEKSKECADAAKAIRLLLEKDLKPRDIMTFKAFENAITIVMALGGSTNAVLHLIAMAKSVGVKITQEDFQRISDKTPLLADLKPSGKYLMEELHRKGGVPAVMKYLLKKGFLHGDCVTVTGKTLAENVTGAIDFDFEKQDVIYPVERPIKKTGHIQILYGNLAEKGSVAKITGKEGEKFKGTARVFNGEFELVDGIRSGKIKEGDVVVIRYVGPKGAPGMPEMLKPTSLIMGAGLGKNVALITDGRFSGGTHGFVVGHITPEASEGGLLALVEDNDWIEIDVKKHQLNLLVEEKKLAIRRSNYKAPQAKAISGVLYKYSKQVKTAADGCVTDEA from the coding sequence ATGGAGCTGAACAAATACAGTCGCACGATCACTCAAGACCCAACGCTGCCCGCATCACAGGCTATGTTGTACGGAATTGGGTTGACTGAACACGATCTCAAGAAAGCACAAGTTGGGATTGTGAGTACTGGATTTGACGGCAACACTTGCAACATGCATCTCAACGCCCTGGCAGGCGAAGTAAAACAGGCCGTTTGGGACCAGGAGCTTGTCGGTTTAATTTTTCATACTATCGGTGTGAGTGATGGCATTTCCAACGGCACAGAAGGAATGCGCTACTCCCTGGTCAGTCGTGAGGTGATTGCGGATTCCATCGAGACCGTTTGTGGCGCTCAATATTATGATGCATTGATTGCCGTAGTTGGCTGCGATAAAAACATGCCCGGTTCCCTTATCGCGATGGGACGACTGAATCGTCCATCCATTATGGTATATGGTGGTACGATTGCCGGAGGTCACTACAAGGGGAAAGAGCTGAACATCGTTTCTGCATTTGAAGCGCTCGGAGAAAAACTATCTAACAAACTTTCGGACGAAGATTACAAGGGTATCATTCAGAACTCTTGTCCCGGTGCAGGAGCTTGTGGTGGAATGTACACTGCTAATACCATGGCTTCGGCAATTGAAGCATTGGGAATGGCCCTGCCCTACTCTTCATCCAACCCGGCATTGAGCAAAGAAAAATCAAAAGAATGTGCCGATGCTGCTAAAGCCATCCGGTTGCTCCTTGAAAAGGATCTGAAACCAAGGGACATCATGACTTTCAAAGCATTTGAAAATGCCATCACAATCGTCATGGCGTTGGGAGGTTCAACCAATGCAGTTCTTCACCTGATCGCGATGGCAAAAAGTGTTGGCGTAAAAATTACACAGGAAGACTTTCAACGCATCTCTGACAAAACGCCTTTGCTTGCTGATCTGAAGCCAAGCGGAAAATACCTGATGGAAGAACTTCATCGCAAAGGCGGAGTACCGGCAGTGATGAAGTATCTTTTAAAAAAAGGATTCCTTCATGGTGACTGTGTCACCGTAACCGGAAAAACATTGGCTGAAAATGTCACCGGCGCAATTGATTTTGACTTTGAAAAACAAGATGTGATCTACCCGGTTGAAAGACCAATCAAGAAAACCGGTCACATTCAGATTCTCTACGGGAACCTTGCAGAGAAAGGATCTGTGGCAAAGATCACTGGCAAAGAAGGAGAAAAATTCAAGGGCACAGCCCGTGTATTCAATGGAGAGTTTGAATTGGTCGATGGAATTCGTTCCGGGAAAATCAAAGAAGGTGATGTAGTTGTTATTCGCTATGTGGGCCCGAAGGGTGCGCCAGGAATGCCGGAGATGTTGAAGCCGACTTCACTCATCATGGGGGCCGGTCTCGGTAAAAATGTTGCGCTGATTACAGACGGAAGGTTCTCCGGTGGAACACACGGTTTTGTTGTCGGGCATATTACACCCGAGGCAAGTGAAGGAGGCCTCCTCGCGCTGGTTGAAGACAACGACTGGATTGAGATTGACGTCAAAAAACACCAGCTCAATTTACTGGTTGAAGAAAAAAAATTGGCGATCAGGAGATCAAATTACAAAGCACCGCAAGCAAAAGCGATCAGCGGAGTACTGTACAAATATTCAAAACAAGTAAAAACCGCTGCCGATGGATGCGTTACTGACGAAGCGTGA
- the ilvE gene encoding branched-chain amino acid aminotransferase — protein MYYNNKTVLFLDGKFVKAKDAFIDPFSQTLHYGYGVFEGLRSYQTVHGVKIFKAREHFERMKRSCELLGIPLQYSVNELIQFSYKVLEQNNLSNAYIRPLVLGNPNMMLTTPQRASVMITAWEWARYFGDRSVKVGVSSYERSNPNSHKVEAKVCGHFVNSILATTEAKERGFDEGLLLDMDGYVASGPAANFFYEKNGVLFTAPLGNILPGITRKTVFEICHELDIHVEEKYFKAEEVFGADTAFFCGTAAEITPIDSIDDHAFQKSWKKTMSYQVQEAYRNLVLDKSYSYVIV, from the coding sequence ATGTACTACAACAACAAGACCGTTCTCTTTCTAGATGGCAAATTTGTAAAAGCAAAAGATGCTTTCATTGATCCGTTCAGTCAAACATTACATTATGGCTACGGTGTCTTCGAAGGCCTTCGCTCCTATCAGACTGTGCACGGAGTGAAAATTTTCAAGGCGCGGGAGCACTTCGAAAGAATGAAGCGCAGCTGCGAACTCCTGGGAATCCCATTGCAATACTCTGTCAATGAGCTGATCCAATTCAGTTATAAAGTTCTTGAACAGAATAATCTTTCCAATGCTTACATCCGTCCGTTGGTTCTTGGCAATCCCAACATGATGTTGACCACTCCGCAGCGCGCTTCGGTAATGATTACTGCGTGGGAATGGGCAAGGTACTTCGGTGATCGTTCAGTAAAAGTTGGAGTCAGTTCATACGAGCGGTCAAATCCCAACTCCCACAAAGTCGAGGCGAAAGTCTGCGGGCATTTCGTGAACTCAATTCTCGCTACTACTGAAGCAAAAGAACGCGGCTTTGACGAGGGGCTATTGCTCGACATGGACGGATATGTAGCCTCCGGTCCTGCGGCCAATTTCTTTTATGAAAAAAACGGAGTGCTATTCACTGCACCACTCGGAAACATCCTGCCGGGAATTACACGTAAAACTGTTTTTGAAATATGTCATGAACTGGATATCCACGTGGAGGAGAAGTATTTCAAGGCTGAAGAAGTTTTCGGGGCAGACACAGCATTCTTCTGTGGGACAGCTGCGGAGATCACACCCATCGATTCGATCGATGATCATGCCTTTCAAAAGTCGTGGAAAAAAACAATGAGTTATCAGGTGCAGGAAGCTTATCGCAACCTTGTACTTGATAAGAGCTATAGTTACGTGATCGTATAA
- a CDS encoding enoyl-CoA hydratase: MEFIKVTEQREPMVALVELNRPKELNALNRQLMLELLEALQVLDKNDAVRAIVLTGNEQAFAAGADIKQMADQSAIDMLIIDQFATWDMIRKTKKPIIAAVSGFALGGGCELSMMCDMIIASESAKFGQPEIKIGTIPGAGGTQRLTKAVGKSKAMELILTGRFLSAQEAHFYGLVSKVVPIEMYLHEALTLAKEIAQMSPIAVQLAKEAVNRSFETQLDEGLAFERKNFYLTFASADQKEGMKAFVEKRKPNYQGK, from the coding sequence ATGGAATTCATAAAAGTTACCGAACAACGTGAACCAATGGTGGCACTGGTTGAACTCAACCGACCAAAAGAATTAAATGCTTTAAATCGTCAATTGATGCTGGAGCTTTTGGAAGCACTGCAAGTCCTGGACAAGAATGACGCAGTCCGTGCGATTGTCCTGACCGGCAATGAGCAAGCTTTTGCCGCCGGTGCCGACATCAAGCAGATGGCAGACCAAAGTGCTATCGATATGCTTATCATTGACCAGTTTGCAACCTGGGATATGATTCGAAAAACAAAAAAACCAATCATCGCGGCTGTCAGCGGCTTCGCACTGGGCGGAGGCTGTGAGCTTTCGATGATGTGTGACATGATTATCGCCTCTGAATCTGCAAAGTTCGGTCAGCCCGAAATTAAGATCGGTACTATTCCCGGTGCCGGTGGTACGCAACGCTTGACCAAAGCTGTAGGAAAATCCAAAGCAATGGAGCTCATACTTACCGGAAGATTCTTATCGGCACAAGAAGCTCACTTTTATGGACTGGTAAGCAAAGTGGTTCCTATAGAAATGTATTTGCACGAAGCCCTGACATTGGCAAAGGAAATTGCACAGATGTCTCCTATTGCAGTTCAACTTGCGAAGGAAGCGGTGAATCGCTCGTTCGAAACGCAACTGGATGAAGGGTTGGCATTCGAGCGCAAAAATTTCTACCTGACGTTTGCTTCTGCCGATCAGAAAGAAGGCATGAAAGCGTTTGTAGAGAAAAGAAAACCAAACTACCAGGGCAAATAA
- the amsI gene encoding protein-tyrosine-phosphatase, which produces MKVLFVCLGNICRSPLAEAIFKEKLRQRGLAKNYVADSCGTSNYNLGDDPDPRTIRSARKNDIPIQHIARQLRDADFEEFDLILAMDANNLRNIQSRTRPEGRSKVKLMRSYDPSGEGDVPDPYYGNEKDFDEVFEILERSVENLIEQLTKTRAKS; this is translated from the coding sequence ATGAAAGTTTTATTTGTTTGCCTGGGTAATATTTGCCGCTCACCGTTGGCGGAGGCTATTTTTAAAGAGAAGCTCCGGCAACGAGGCCTTGCCAAAAATTATGTTGCCGATTCTTGCGGCACAAGCAACTACAATTTAGGTGATGACCCAGATCCAAGGACGATCCGGAGCGCCCGGAAAAATGATATTCCCATTCAGCACATAGCCCGACAACTGAGAGACGCTGACTTTGAGGAGTTCGATCTTATCCTTGCCATGGACGCGAACAATTTAAGAAATATTCAAAGCCGAACGAGGCCGGAGGGCAGGTCCAAGGTGAAACTCATGCGCAGTTATGATCCTTCCGGAGAAGGAGATGTGCCTGACCCTTATTACGGGAACGAAAAAGATTTTGATGAGGTGTTCGAAATCCTGGAGAGGTCTGTAGAAAATTTAATTGAGCAGCTAACTAAAACCAGAGCAAAAAGTTGA
- a CDS encoding acylaminoacyl-peptidase, with amino-acid sequence MKKILLLTLLLTYIVLPAQKPFVPSDVYKMKSVSDPRPSPDGKWVAYVISTPDSAKDKSDSDIWMISWDGKETVRLTTSPEGESRPRWSPDGKYLTFLSSRYETKSSQIWKMDRRGGEAEKLTELKYGISDYVWSPDAKKILLVIHDQESSDDADKKKSAKPIVIDRYHFKSDGDGYMERKRDHLYLFDVETKKLDTLTKGDFNEENPVWSPDSKKIVFVSNRTPDPDRNSNSDLWVMEAKKGATLTQLTQWTGSDSGPAWSPDGKWIAYLKSQLPNFSIYDQSQLAIISADGGEPKILNAKLDRDVSSPRWSNDGLSILTIVDDDRRSHVVSCDLSGNMKPITKGDRIFGGLQNAQANWVVMSSDPQTPNEIYVIENGNARRLTYIHDAFLKTKAIATVEAFNSQSKDGTNVGGLLFRPAGAKTNEKLPLILWIHGGPTSQDDFGFDFIPQVFAARGYAVACVNYRGSSGRGLDFSKAISADWGNKEVVDLIGAVDHLVKTGVADPNRLVIGGWSYGGILTDYITASDSRFKAAASGAGSALQLSMYGTDQYVLQYESELGVPWKNMDKWMKVSYPFLNVEKIKTPTLYMVGEKDFNVPAAGGEQMYQALKSLGVPTEFVIYPGQHHGIGVPSYQKDRLNRYLTWYGKYLGMPVLKEKLPDKK; translated from the coding sequence ATGAAAAAAATTCTGTTACTCACTTTACTACTCACCTATATTGTGTTACCGGCTCAAAAGCCGTTTGTGCCTTCGGATGTTTACAAAATGAAATCCGTTTCAGATCCGAGACCATCGCCCGATGGCAAATGGGTGGCATACGTCATATCAACACCGGACTCGGCAAAGGATAAATCAGATTCGGATATATGGATGATCAGTTGGGATGGCAAGGAAACAGTAAGACTCACTACCAGTCCGGAGGGTGAATCACGACCACGTTGGTCACCCGATGGGAAATACTTAACATTCCTTTCATCACGATATGAAACCAAGTCTTCTCAGATCTGGAAAATGGACAGACGTGGAGGAGAGGCTGAGAAACTTACAGAATTGAAGTATGGTATCAGTGATTATGTATGGAGCCCAGATGCTAAAAAGATATTACTGGTTATCCATGACCAAGAATCGAGCGATGATGCTGACAAGAAAAAAAGCGCCAAGCCTATTGTGATTGACCGGTATCATTTTAAGTCGGATGGTGATGGCTACATGGAACGTAAACGCGATCACCTTTACCTGTTTGATGTAGAGACAAAAAAACTGGACACACTTACAAAAGGCGACTTCAATGAAGAGAATCCGGTATGGTCACCTGATTCAAAGAAAATTGTTTTTGTAAGCAACCGCACACCTGATCCGGATCGAAACAGTAATTCCGATTTATGGGTGATGGAAGCAAAAAAAGGAGCGACCTTGACGCAACTTACCCAATGGACCGGCTCTGATTCGGGACCTGCCTGGAGCCCTGATGGAAAATGGATCGCCTACTTAAAATCGCAGCTTCCCAACTTCAGCATTTACGATCAATCACAGTTGGCAATAATTTCAGCGGATGGTGGCGAACCTAAAATACTGAACGCAAAATTGGACAGAGACGTATCATCACCACGTTGGTCGAATGATGGTCTATCGATATTGACGATCGTGGATGACGATCGCAGGAGTCATGTTGTTTCCTGCGACTTGTCGGGAAATATGAAACCGATCACCAAAGGCGATCGGATTTTTGGAGGTCTTCAAAATGCGCAAGCCAATTGGGTGGTGATGTCGAGTGACCCGCAAACTCCCAATGAAATTTATGTAATTGAAAACGGGAATGCACGGAGGTTAACATACATTCATGATGCATTCCTGAAAACGAAAGCGATTGCTACTGTGGAGGCCTTCAATTCGCAGAGTAAGGACGGAACAAACGTGGGTGGACTTCTTTTCCGTCCCGCAGGAGCAAAGACGAACGAGAAGTTGCCATTGATACTTTGGATACATGGTGGCCCTACCTCTCAAGATGATTTTGGTTTTGATTTTATTCCACAAGTTTTTGCTGCGCGTGGCTATGCGGTCGCATGTGTGAATTACCGTGGCAGCAGTGGTCGTGGCCTTGATTTCAGCAAAGCTATTTCGGCCGACTGGGGGAATAAAGAAGTAGTTGACTTGATCGGGGCAGTGGATCACCTTGTAAAAACCGGAGTGGCTGATCCTAATCGTTTAGTCATTGGCGGTTGGAGCTATGGTGGAATTCTCACGGATTACATTACAGCATCAGATTCTCGCTTCAAGGCTGCAGCAAGCGGAGCGGGTAGTGCGTTGCAGCTTTCCATGTATGGCACCGATCAGTATGTGCTACAATACGAAAGTGAACTTGGCGTGCCATGGAAAAATATGGACAAGTGGATGAAAGTATCTTATCCGTTTTTGAATGTGGAAAAAATAAAGACACCAACACTTTATATGGTTGGCGAAAAGGATTTCAATGTACCTGCTGCAGGCGGAGAGCAAATGTACCAGGCCTTAAAATCACTCGGTGTTCCGACAGAGTTTGTTATCTATCCAGGGCAACATCATGGTATTGGTGTTCCAAGCTATCAAAAAGACAGGTTGAACAGGTATTTGACCTGGTATGGCAAATACCTGGGGATGCCTGTGTTGAAAGAGAAGCTGCCGGATAAAAAATGA